From one Oscillospiraceae bacterium genomic stretch:
- a CDS encoding sodium ion-translocating decarboxylase subunit beta: MNLSFLIAASNIWTEFADVLSKFLTKTGFVQFVTTDGGWKDLIMIFVSFFLLYLAIKKQFEPLLLVPIAFGILLANLPLGGMFHTELFEGGHIDWSQFAAGNAGLLDLLYIGVKLGIYPPLIFMGVGAMTDFGPLIANPRSFLLGAAAQLGIFVAFVGAIFLGFTGPEAASIGIIGGADGPTAIFLTSKLAPHLLGPIAIAAYSYMALVPFIQPPIMRALTTKKERLIRMEQLRPVSKKEKIIFPIAITTIVSLIIPDAAVLVGMLMLGNLFRECGVVDRLSKTAQNDLMNIVVIFLGLTVGATTKGSVFLQLSTLKIVLMGLVAFACGTTGGVLLGKLMSKLSHGKINPLIGAAGVSAVPMAARVVQKVGQKEDPSNHLLMYAMGPNVAGVIGSAVAAGVLLQIFGA, translated from the coding sequence ATGAACTTGAGCTTTTTAATTGCCGCGTCCAATATCTGGACCGAATTTGCGGATGTCCTCAGTAAATTTTTAACCAAAACCGGTTTTGTTCAGTTTGTCACCACCGATGGCGGCTGGAAAGATCTGATCATGATCTTTGTATCCTTCTTCCTGCTTTATCTGGCAATCAAAAAACAGTTTGAACCGTTGCTGCTGGTTCCGATCGCTTTCGGTATTTTATTGGCAAACCTGCCGTTGGGCGGGATGTTCCATACCGAACTGTTCGAAGGCGGCCATATCGACTGGTCGCAGTTCGCCGCCGGAAATGCGGGACTGCTGGACCTCTTATATATAGGCGTTAAACTCGGTATTTATCCACCGTTGATCTTCATGGGCGTCGGTGCGATGACCGACTTCGGCCCGCTGATCGCAAACCCCCGCAGCTTTCTGCTCGGTGCCGCGGCACAGCTGGGTATCTTCGTCGCATTTGTCGGCGCAATCTTTTTGGGCTTTACAGGTCCCGAGGCCGCTTCCATCGGCATCATCGGCGGCGCAGACGGTCCGACGGCCATCTTCCTGACCTCAAAACTCGCACCGCATCTGCTCGGACCGATTGCAATTGCGGCTTATTCCTATATGGCATTGGTTCCGTTCATTCAGCCGCCGATCATGAGGGCACTGACCACGAAAAAAGAGCGCCTGATCAGAATGGAACAGCTCCGTCCGGTCTCCAAGAAAGAAAAAATTATCTTCCCGATCGCCATCACAACCATCGTTTCTCTGATTATCCCCGACGCGGCTGTTTTGGTCGGTATGCTGATGTTGGGCAACCTCTTCCGAGAATGCGGTGTTGTTGACCGTCTCTCCAAAACCGCACAGAATGACCTGATGAATATCGTCGTCATCTTCCTGGGCCTCACAGTCGGTGCTACCACGAAAGGCAGTGTCTTCCTGCAGTTAAGCACACTCAAGATCGTTCTCATGGGTCTTGTAGCCTTTGCATGCGGCACCACCGGTGGTGTGCTGTTGGGCAAGCTGATGAGCAAACTCTCACACGGCAAGATCAACCCGCTGATCGGTGCGGCCGGTGTCTCGGCAGTCCCGATGGCAGCCAGAGTTGTCCAGAAGGTCGGCCAGAAAGAGGATCCGAGCAACCATCTTCTGATGTACGCCATGGGTCCGAACGTGGCCGGTGTTATCGGTTCGGCGGTTGCAGCCGGTGTCCTTCTCCAAATCTTCGGCGCATAG
- a CDS encoding OadG family protein — MNFWFLAFNWSEMSKGELSLLTTLTGLIIVFAILIILTLVISLFGKIGAASAAKPGKKTDKAADSNPKPPVKTAPPVSKSVQTTEDDSLIAVIAAAVHAFGESVGQKLAIKSVQRVPRKSKDGRSAWANAGVRDNTRSF; from the coding sequence ATGAATTTTTGGTTTCTCGCATTCAACTGGTCGGAAATGTCAAAAGGTGAACTTTCACTTTTAACGACCCTGACCGGACTGATCATCGTCTTCGCCATCCTGATTATCCTGACGCTGGTCATCTCTCTGTTCGGAAAAATCGGGGCCGCTTCCGCCGCCAAACCGGGCAAAAAGACGGATAAAGCCGCTGATTCAAATCCGAAACCGCCCGTGAAGACCGCTCCGCCGGTCAGCAAATCCGTTCAGACAACCGAAGATGACTCGCTGATCGCCGTCATTGCCGCCGCCGTACATGCGTTCGGTGAAAGTGTCGGTCAAAAACTCGCGATCAAGTCGGTTCAGCGCGTACCGCGCAAGAGCAAGGACGGCCGGTCCGCTTGGGCCAACGCGGGTGTCCGCGATAATACGAGATCTTTTTGA